In the Streptomyces sp. 3214.6 genome, CAGTGGGGCGGCAAGGACGGCGGGTCGATCTTCCCGCTCGACGTCGGTGACGAGGTGCTGGTCGCCTTCGACCGGGGCGCCCTCGACCACCCGTACGTCATCGGCGGCCTCTACAACGGCAAGGACAAGCCGACCCCCGTGAAGGACGTGCCGCTGCACGACGGCGCCCGCCGCCGTGCCGCCCGGCACACCCTGTCCGACCGGGACGGCAACCGCGTCGACCTGCTCAGCCAGAAGACCGGCGGCCGTAAGCAGGGGGTGCGGGTGACGTCCGGCGACGACCGGCTCGTCATCAACCTGGACCGGACGAAGACCGAGATCACCGTCGACAGCAAGGGCACCGTCAGCATCACCGGCAGCCGGTCGGTGTCCATCGAGGCCGGCACCGACCTCACGCTCAGCGCGCGCCGCAACCTCACCATCAAGAGCGGCGGGCTGCTCGACATCCGCGGCACCGGCATGGTCAACGTCAAGTCGCTGACCAGCGTGGTGAACGTGGACGCGCTGGGCGCGCTGAGCCTCAAGGCGGGCGGCGCCGTGACCGTCAGCGCCGGCGGCACGATCCAGGTCAACGCCACCGCCAACGTGGGCATCCGGGCCGCCACCCTCCTGCTGCAGGGCGTCGTCATGGTCAACAACAAGCCGTATCCGATCCCGTGAGGACGGCCGAGCGGTACCGGAAGAGGAGAAGGCAGGTGGCCGTCTGATGGCCGAGCAATTCGTCGGATCGGGCTGGGCGTTCCCGCTCCGCATCGGCCCCACCGGGGGCATCGCCCTGGTCAGCGGGGAGCGCGAGATCGAGGAGGCGATCCGGCTCATCCTCGCCACCGCCCCGGGCGAGCGCCCCATGCGCCCGGAGTACGGCTGCGCCATCCACGACCTGGTGTTCGCCCCGGTCAACGAGGCGACGGCCGGCCGTATCCAGCACGAGGTGTACGTCAGCCTGGACCGCTGGGAACCGCGCATCGAGGTCACCGACGTCGAGGTCACCGCGGGCGCCGAGCAGGGCGTGCTCTTCATCGACGTCCGCTACGCGATCCGCGGCACCAACAACCCGCGCAGTCTCGTCTTCCCCTTCTACGTCATTCCGTCCCACGACGAGCCGGACCTGCCCGGCTCCGGTACGGCTTCCGAAAGCGACCGCTGATGGCCCTGCCCTCCCCCAACCTGGACGACCGCCGCTTCCAGCAGTTCGTCGACGACGCCAAGCGCTACATCCAGCAGCGTGCGCCGGAGTGGACCGACCACAACGTCTCCGACCCGGGCGTGACGCTCGTCGAGACGGTCGCCCACATGGCGGACCAGATCGTCTACCGCCTCAACCGCGTCCCCGAGAAGAACCACCTCGCCTTCCTCGACCTGGTCGGCATCCGCCTCTTCCCGCCGTCCGCCGCCCGCACAGAGGTCACCTTCTGGCTGTCGGCGCCCCAGGAGGAGCCGGTGCTCCTGCCGGTCGGCACGGAGGTGGCGACGGTCCGCACGGAGAGCGAGGACGCCGTCGTCTTCGCGACGGAACGCGAACTCACCGTCGTACCCTGCCAGTTGCGCCATCTCGTGGTGCAGCACCGGGACGAGCCGGTCACCGACCGGACCACCGACCTCACCGAGGGCAAGGACCTGCTCTGCTTCGCCGAGGCGCCGCAGCCCGGCGACTGCATGCTGTTCGGGCTGAGCGCCGCCGTCCCGCACTGCGCGGTGGTCCTGGAACTCGACAGCCGCGTCGACGGCGTCGGCGTCGATCCCCGTCAGCCCCCGCTCGTCTGGGAGGCCTGGACGGAGGACGGCTGGCAGGAGTGCGAGGTCGACCGCGACGGCACGGGCGGCCTCAACCGGCCCGGCGAGGTGGTCCTGCACATCCCCGGCGGCCATGTCCTGTCCCGCTCCGGCGGCCAGGAGGCCGGCTGGCTGCGCTGCCGCGTCACCGAGCCCCTCCCCGGCCAGCCCTTCTACACCACCTCGCCGACCGTGCGCTCCGCCGAGGTCTTCACGATCGGCGGCACCGCCCCCACCGTCCACGCGGAGAC is a window encoding:
- a CDS encoding GPW/gp25 family protein; the encoded protein is MAEQFVGSGWAFPLRIGPTGGIALVSGEREIEEAIRLILATAPGERPMRPEYGCAIHDLVFAPVNEATAGRIQHEVYVSLDRWEPRIEVTDVEVTAGAEQGVLFIDVRYAIRGTNNPRSLVFPFYVIPSHDEPDLPGSGTASESDR